One genomic window of Scylla paramamosain isolate STU-SP2022 chromosome 20, ASM3559412v1, whole genome shotgun sequence includes the following:
- the LOC135110448 gene encoding uncharacterized protein LOC135110448 — MKLFKKMRRVKSEELYVPQKELAISSPTGVTHPIHIVIDKENNCLEGVPPGWREQMDIVIGKRAVKDNREAARSMMFLQAKGNSEAPFSAVMFLKSSMLQPITDPTNKPSGPWDKQSTSNDTNNGETTGRTVTKGAPTKDVLIEEETVVHVMETRATPRPVLQQMEELNSRSPEVVDAAMTE, encoded by the exons ATGAAATTGTTCAAGAAAATGAGGCGTGTCAAATCAGAAGAGCTGTATGTCCCACAGAAAGAATTAGCCATTTCCTCTCCCACCGGGGTGACACATCCAATACACATCGTCATCGACAAGGAGAATAATTGTTTAGAAGGTGTGCCTCCTGGCTGGAGAGAACAGATGGACATTGTAATTgg TAAACGTGCCGTGAAAGACAATCGTGAAGCTGCGCGATCAATGATGTTTCTTCAAGCGAAAGGGAATTCTGAAGCTCCATTCTCAGCAGTGATGTTCTTGAAATCCTCAATGCTCCAGCCAATAACGGATCCCACCAATAAGCCATCAGGTCCCTGGGATAAGCAGAGCACATCAAACG ATACAAATAATGGAGAAACTACGGGAAGGACAGTCACCAAA GGCGCTCCTACTAAAGACGTACTGATCGAAGAAGAAACTGTTGTTCACGTGATGGAAACCAGGGCAACCCCTCGGCCAGTCCTACAGCAAATGGAGGAGCTGAACTCACGCAGTCCTGAGGTGGTTGATGCAGCAATGACGGAGTGA
- the LOC135110450 gene encoding protein lines-like, translated as MAEPQHKRAKLPPSGEGGAGGRPGRLLPRRDLEIIHARLTHKCLCSLQLPDILHTLAVCNECLASQPAARPGPLREETLLYTGMLTLFFEVSLRQQSRGVLCARISQVAAAGADNEAAVLDVLFTLLASPDAYISYSAARALSALLLMLRGRAGEVVLERLVENLATSPRLVEVGHSVEVVRRVIEWKDLDDHPLEVGEEGGSPPECSRVQLAPAEAQGANEVKHLATRTLERRWFALVGRLTQLVNEFSAEREHVVVSFLALWESLISVKANLSVTDTKEFYSGLERLMAPLTRHTAAVVWRKVLDLYNEVLCYGSTLALQDVLAEEPCNLAHLLIRAVKDRRFLECVPCGGAGSGSGHGGEGAGSVAGPGPSSQGMSVGRDPGDRTVLHKVVLVVLKAIAVTVKETRCDSSSENSSRSGGSGSEDVDMAIIERSLREVVRKVDDFVKAKLPFHPEAPMAEWMVRLFADQDDWLVESMVCGLDIFTGLGLRIRQQPELHACVNPHTTFLVFLETVYLDHDVLLDLLVSNETCFLLYLLRYLKFIRRSWHEFASHCGRRLEEVMTVLIRLRYAIDRLVSKNLFPYNITPVLKLLQKCEEMYEGGDH; from the exons ATGGCTGAGCCCCAGCACAAGCGGGCCAAGCTGCCCCCCTCAGGTGAGGGCGGGGCTGGGGGCCGGCCAGGCCGGCTGCTGCCCCGCCGTGACCTGGAGATCATCCATGCTCGCCTGACACACAAGTGCCTCTGCTCCCTGCAGCTGCCGGACATCCTGCATACGCTGGCCGTCTGCAATGAATGCCTGGCCAGCCAGCCTGCTGCCCGGCCTGGCCCACTGCGAGAGGAGACACTGCTCTACACAGGCATGCTGACACTCTTCTTTGAGGTGTCGCTGAGGCAGCAGAgccgtggtgtgttgtgtgccCGCATCAGCcaagttgctgctgctggtgctgacAATGAAGCTGCCGTGCTGGATGTGCTCTTCACTCTCCTGGCTTCCCCTGATGCCTACATCAGCTACTCGGCTGCCCGTGCTCTCTCAGCCCTGCTGCTCATGCTGCGTGGTCGGGCAGGTGAGGTAGTGCTGGAGCGGCTGGTGGAGAATCTGGCCACCTCACCACGTCTGGTAGAGGTGGGCCACTCAGTGGAAGTGGTGCGCCGTGTCATTGAGTGGAAGGATTTGGATGACCACCCACTGGAAGTTGGGGAAGAGGGTGGTTCACCCCCAGAGTGTTCCCGTGTGCAGCTGGCCCCGGCGGAGGCACAGGGGGCCAATGAGGTGAAGCACCTGGCCACACGCACATTGGAGCGGCGCTGGTTCGCCCTGGTGGGACGTCTCACGCAGCTGGTGAATGAGTTCTCAGCAGAGCGAGAACATGTGGTGGTGTCCTTCCTGGCACTGTGGGAGTCCTTAATCTCGGTGAAAGCCAACTTGTCTGTTACAGACACCAAGGAGTTCTATTCAGGACTGGAGCGCCTGATGGCACCCCTGACGCGACACACAGCGGCAGTGGTGTGGCGCAAAGTGTTGGACTTGTACAACGAGGTGCTCTGCTACGGTAGCACGCTGGCCCTGCAGGACGTGCTAGCTGAGGAGCCTTGTAACCTGGCCCACTTGCTTATTCGGGCAGTGAAGGACCGCAGATTCTTAGAGTGTGTGCCTTGTGGAGGGGCAGGAAGTGGATCTGGCCATGGGGGGGAGGGTGCAGGGAGCGTGGCCGGTCCAGGACCCAGTTCACAGGGCATGTCAGTGGGTAGAGACCCTGGGGATAGGACTGTGTTGCACaaagtggtgctggtggtgcttaaGGCCATTGCTGTGACGGTGAAGGAGACACGCTGTGACTCCTCCTCAGAGAACTCCTCCAGGTCTGGCGGGTCTGGCTCGGAGGATGTGGACATGGCCATCATCGAGCGCAGCTTGCGGGAAGTGGTGCGTAAAGTGGATGATTTTGTCAAAGCCAAGCTACCCTTCCACCCTGAGGCTCCCATGGCTGAGTGGATGGTGCGCCTCTTTGCTGATCAGGATGACTGGCTGGTGGAGTCTATGGTGTGCGGCCTTGACATCTTCACCGGCCTAGGTCTTCGCATCAG ACAACAGCCAGAGCTTCATGCCTGTGTCAACCCTCACACCACCTTCCTGGTCTTCCTGGAGACGGTGTACCTGGACCACGATGTTCTGCTTGATCTGCTGGTGTCCAATGAGAcctgcttcctcctctaccttcttcGCTACCTCAAGTTCATCCGCCGCAGTTGGCATGAGTTTGCCTCTCACTGTGGACGCCGCCTGGAAGAAGTTATGACAGTCTTGATTCGTTTGCGGTATGCCATTGATCGTCTGGTGTCCAAGAACCTCTTCCCATACAACATCACTCCAGTCCTCAAGCTGCTGCAGAAGTGTGAGGAAATGTATGAGGGTGGGGATCACTAG
- the LOC135110447 gene encoding osteoclast-stimulating factor 1-like isoform X1 codes for MLKCCIHDSSCERALRFTLCFATVESSSGGVVRTTAVRMSVTLRTAPPPPPIRKGHVQVFEATSNYKAQRDCELSFEEGDLLFVLDRNDPKWWLASSNRKKGYIPSDLVSNDNVKMLIVDAARRGNYELLDECLEAGVSVNALDKSGCSALHGAAQAGHMDCVMRLLKEPKLEINLQNKIGDTPLHCAAVRGHCEVLKVLLKHGANPDLTNREDQTPRTLAKRGTIITLLDQGLEYEETGHQGDDIEDSEDSD; via the exons ATGTTAAAATGCTGCATACATGATTCTTCATGTGAAAGAGCCCTTAGGTTTACCCTCTGTTTTGCCACAGTGGAGAGTTCTTCAG GTGGTGTGGTGAGAACAACAGCAGTCAGGATGTCTGTCACACTAAGAACagcccctcctccaccaccaatcAGAAAAg GTCATGTGCAAGTGTTTGAGGCAACATCCAACTATAAGGCTCAGCGG GACTGTGAGCTGTCCTTTGAGGAAGGAGATTTGTTGTTTGTACTGGATCGCAATGATCCCAAGTGGTGGTTAGCCAGCAGTAATAGGAAGAAGGGCTACATCCCAAGTGATCTTG TGAGCAACGACAATGTTAAAATGCTCATTGTGGATGCTGCCAGGAGAGGTAACTATGAGTTGCTGGATGAGTGCCTGGAGGCTGGAGTGTCTGTCAATGCCCTGGACAAGTCTGGTTGCTCTGCTCTGCATGGTGCAGCTCAGGCTGGTCACATGGATTGTGTCATGAGACTCCTTAAGGAGCCCAAGTTGGAGATAAACCTGCAG AACAAGATTGGGGACACTCCGCTGCACTGTGCTGCAGTGAGGGGTCACTGCGAAGTGTTGAAGGTGTTACTGAAGCATGGTGCCAACCCTGATTTGACCAATAG GGAGGACCAAACACCTCGCACCTTGGCTAAGAGAGGCACCATCATTACGTTGCTTGACCAGGGCCtagaatatgaagaaacaggacatCAAGGTGATGATATAGAAGACTCAGAGGATTCTGACTGA
- the LOC135110447 gene encoding osteoclast-stimulating factor 1-like isoform X2, whose translation MSVTLRTAPPPPPIRKGHVQVFEATSNYKAQRDCELSFEEGDLLFVLDRNDPKWWLASSNRKKGYIPSDLVSNDNVKMLIVDAARRGNYELLDECLEAGVSVNALDKSGCSALHGAAQAGHMDCVMRLLKEPKLEINLQNKIGDTPLHCAAVRGHCEVLKVLLKHGANPDLTNREDQTPRTLAKRGTIITLLDQGLEYEETGHQGDDIEDSEDSD comes from the exons ATGTCTGTCACACTAAGAACagcccctcctccaccaccaatcAGAAAAg GTCATGTGCAAGTGTTTGAGGCAACATCCAACTATAAGGCTCAGCGG GACTGTGAGCTGTCCTTTGAGGAAGGAGATTTGTTGTTTGTACTGGATCGCAATGATCCCAAGTGGTGGTTAGCCAGCAGTAATAGGAAGAAGGGCTACATCCCAAGTGATCTTG TGAGCAACGACAATGTTAAAATGCTCATTGTGGATGCTGCCAGGAGAGGTAACTATGAGTTGCTGGATGAGTGCCTGGAGGCTGGAGTGTCTGTCAATGCCCTGGACAAGTCTGGTTGCTCTGCTCTGCATGGTGCAGCTCAGGCTGGTCACATGGATTGTGTCATGAGACTCCTTAAGGAGCCCAAGTTGGAGATAAACCTGCAG AACAAGATTGGGGACACTCCGCTGCACTGTGCTGCAGTGAGGGGTCACTGCGAAGTGTTGAAGGTGTTACTGAAGCATGGTGCCAACCCTGATTTGACCAATAG GGAGGACCAAACACCTCGCACCTTGGCTAAGAGAGGCACCATCATTACGTTGCTTGACCAGGGCCtagaatatgaagaaacaggacatCAAGGTGATGATATAGAAGACTCAGAGGATTCTGACTGA